The sequence below is a genomic window from Silene latifolia isolate original U9 population chromosome 7, ASM4854445v1, whole genome shotgun sequence.
AAAATATTTGAAAATCAAAGCTCCAACAAGTATATAAATCAATTGTAAAACAAGAAAAAAACCGTAAGAAATCATTTGTTCAAAAACCTATATTTCCTTCttacactaaaaattaaacaagtaTATGCTATGATAATCCTCTTGTCTTCTTATCTCTCTTTATTCTCTAATGGAGTTGAGCTATGTAAGAGAGGAGACACAAATAATGGCGGATTACAATGGTGGACAAGATGACTAACAATGAATATGTCGAAAGGCGGAGTtaggttcagtggtgtgatattgtatagtataacccgcgatattgtttagtacaaccagtggtattgtttattgtaaggtgtgatattgttttgtataacttgtgatactcttttactgTACTCACAaactcagatacaatatcacatgttatactaaacaatatcacagcttatttTTTTTcgataaaatgtaagtatattgATAATAGAATCGTAACCATACATCCATCTTTATGGGTAGAGTCCCACAATCGGATACAAATCAAAAGTGAGCCCACCTACTCGGAGTACAAGCTAGCCCAACTTACATTCCAAATATGTCACAAACAAAATCAGATGGGAACCCTAAATCAGACAACAAAAACGAGATCAACAGAACCCagatcttcatcatcttcatcctatCCCCACGATTCCTTCAATTCATCTCCATCACAATAACTTCTTCATCTTGAACCATCTCTCATCTCAGTTCAATAACCTCAGCATAAGAGATCTATCCTGCGCCCCTTGAGTTTTTGGTTGGACGCCCTTAATTCGAAGCTGCAGATCCTTCTTCATGATTTGCATCAGCTTTCTCGGAATAATAAGGGTAGCCTCATGTTTGCTTATATTGCGTTGTTTCCAGATGTGATAAATGGCGGAATTATAAATAGCGTTGATGATATCCTTTCCCAGATTGGAGTTCGTCAGGTTGAGTCTCCAATTGATCGAATTAGTGACTGGCATTGGAATCCCAACCCAAGTTCCCATCAACTGAAGCACAGCTCTGCTGTAGGCGCACTCGAAAAAAAGATGACTGATGGTTTCAGTCTCCCTTCTGCAAATGCAACAGGTATCCGAATCACTAATACCCAGCCTGAATAATTTTTCATTGATGTTCATATTGTTATGATGATAAATCCAGGCAATAAATCCATGTTTGGGAATTGTTAGGGAATTCCACACTAGTTTAGACCAGTCCACCTTTTCCCCTTTGTTTCTAATCATTTCATAGCCTTTAGCAATCGTGTATTCCTGCCCTTGTATAGTTGACCACGTATTCAGCTGATACGACTCATAGAAAAGAGACTTGACCTGGCAAATCTTCCTCCATGCCCAACTAGAGTTGTTGGTCGGAGTGTAGTTCAGCCAGTCCTCTCCCTTTATATAAGTGTGATTGACCCATTTAACCCAAAGGTGGTCAGATTTGGATGCAATCCACCAAACCAATTTGCCTACTGCAGCTCTGTTCCATAGGATATCTTCCTTTAGACCCAACCCCCCTTCATCTTTAGGCTTGCATATTTTTTCCCATGAGACTAGAGGAGACCGTAGGTATTCCACTCCCCCATCCCATAGGAAGTTCCTACAAATGGCCTCAATTCTATGAATTACCCCATTAGGTAGGATAAACATGCTTGCCCAATAATTGTGGAAAGTCTTGAGAACAGATTTTACCAACACCAATCTTCCAGCATAAGACAATTTTTTGGACCCCAGAATCCTAATTCTCTGCACTATCTTGTCAATAAGAGGCTTACATTCCTGAGCAGTCAGCCTAGTTGTTTTGATAGGCACACCAAGGTACTTGAAAGGGAAATTTCCTTCTACCATGCCAGATATTTGAAGTATATCTCTCCTCAAGTCATTCTTCACTCCATTGAAGTAAGCATTAGACTTACCCTTACTCATTTTAAGCCCAGAGGATTGAGAGAAAGTAGCAAAAGTCCTCAAAATAGTCATGATAGAGGAAGCATCTCCCTTACAAAACATTAaaagatcatctgcaaacataagaTGTGTCAACTTGAGAGGTTTGCAAAGGGGATGGTACCTGAAATCCATGGTGTCAGTGGTGTACTCTAGTAGCCTTGTGAGGTACTCCATGCAGATAGTAAATAGCAGTGgagaaagaggatctccttgtctCAATCCCCTCTGCCCCTTAAAGAAACCAAAGACATTTACATTCAAGTTAATAGAATAAGTAGCTGATGTCACACATTCCATGATCCATTCTctaaactgtttaggtatttttaaaGCAATCATCATTTGGTCCAAAAATGCCCATTCAATAGTGTCATATGCTTTCTGGAGATCTATTTTAAATAGACATCTTGGGGACACTGCTTGCCTCTCATATAGCCTGACAATATCCTGACATATAAGAATATTCTCCATGATACTTCTGCCTTGAATAAAACCTCCCTGATTTTGAGAGACTAAATCAGGTAGAATGCTTGCTAGCCTGGAGCATAAAAGTTTTGAAATgcatttataaatcacattacAACAGGCTATAGGTCTATATTGTAGCACAGAAGTGGGTATATCAGTCTTAGGAATCAGAGTGAGCAAAGTAGTATTGAGCTGCTTAAGAAGTCTCCCTAATTCAAAGAAGTCTTTAACTGCATCAGTGATCTCTTCTCCCACTATATCCCAACTGTCCTTAATAAATTTACTAGAGAAACCATCAGGACCTGGTGCCTTGTCATCAGGAATATGAAAGATAATATCTTTGATCTCATCCTTAGTGATTGGTGTCAGAAGaattttcttgtgttcttcagTACAGAGCTTCCCTCTGTGCACAATGAAGGAGTTTACCTTTGTGGTGCTGGAACTTGACCCCAGTAAAAACTGATAATACTGGAGAAAAGCATCTTGGATACCTTGCTCATCCTTACATTATTTGCCTTGATGATCTAGAATCTGAGAAATAAAATGTTTATTTCTTCTGGCCTTGATGACCCCATGAAAGTAGGCTGAATTGGCATCCCCTTCCTTTAACCAATGGGCTTTAGCTTTCTGTTTCAAGAAATCTAGCTTAGCCTTCTGAAGATAGTTTGATAAATTGTTTGCTTCATACTCCTGTTTCAGCAGCTCCTCATCTCCAGGTTGGCTCACCAATTTCTTCTAAATCTGGGTCAATTTAATTTGAGCAATATCAGCATTATTCTCAATATCAGATAAATGACCTCTATTAATCTTTTTCAGTTCTGGTTTTAGAAGCTTCAGCTTCCTGACTATCTTGTACATCTTAGTACCATCTATCCACTGATTCCAGATTCCTTGCACACAGTCTTTGAACCCAGGAGCTGacccccacatattaaaatacttaaaAGGCCTATTCTTTCTCCCATCAGCAGTACCTGTACTCACCAAGCAAGGATTATGATCAAAGTTGCCCTCTGATAATATATCACAGCTTAGActttaaaaaaaatattcataaaaaaaaaattattcattaaaaaactcgtgatatttttgtgtagagcgtgtgatacataagtggactcacgggactcaaaaatatagggtggactcatgtgatcctaattctctctctctctatatatatatatatatagaattaggatcacatgagtcctacctgattatttgagtccatgagtccatctaCAATATCATACATGAGTCATAACAATACTGATTTATATCAAGCTATTAGTGAGGTTATTTTCGTCATTTCCTAAACTTGTTATATCAACCATATTATCAGCTCAAACCTCACCATTTGAATtcattcactttctctctcttctctctcttccgCGATCACCCTGTTTATTCTTACGCCGTCAATTTTCGCGCGTTGTCGTCTTGTTCGCTCTCGTTGTCATCTTCACCTGTTTTCATCATCATCCGTCATCGATTTTCATCGATTTTCTTCATCATTCGTCTCAGTGGCTCATCCTCATTGACTTTTTCATCATTCGTCATCTTCATCTCTTTTTTCCTCAATTTTAACATATTCAATGTCAGGTATTTCATCGTTTTGCttcttttattttatgttttaattttttCATTCTGTTTTCCTGTTTATTGCATGATGTTTTGTTGTTATTGTATCTTCGACTGAATTCGTTTTGTGATTACTGGTTTTTTGTTATAATTGATGTTATAATTCATCAACATCAATCACGGATTCATCAATTCGTGCTAATTTATGTATTAAAATCATGTACTGATTACCTACTTTCTTCAACATGTAGTTTTTGCTATTTGATGTGTTAAAATTTATTCTCTGTTTTCTTCATCTTTTAGTTCTGTGCTAATTGACGTATAAAATGATGTACTGATTGTCTGTTTTCTTtatcatcaagtttattttgcattCATTGTTTGTGTTTACATCAATTTTGATCGTTATTTAACAGTTTCCTTTGTATCACTTTTTATTCTTTAGAGTATCATAATCAATTCTAAATAGTATCACATTTTATAGATTTTGTTTGCCTGATTACTGCTCATTAGAATCAGATTTCCTTTTAGAATATCACATTGAGTCTTTTACAGTATCATATCTTTGTCATACATGACTCGTAATTACTTTACGTACAttagtatcacatgttatgcttCGAATATCACATTGAGTCCTTTACAAGATCATAGGCAAGTACATGACTGTAATTACTTTACGTACATTAGTGTCACATGTTATGCTTTAGAATATCACATTGAGTCCTTTACAAGATCATAGGTCGCAGTACATGACTGGTAATTACTTTCTCAGACAttagtatcacatgttatgcttCGAATATCACATTGAGTCCTTTACGGTATCATAGGCGCGACATGACTAGTAATTACTTTACATGTGCATttgtatcacatgttatgcttCGAGAATATCACATGTATTCCTTCACAAGTATCATAGGCTGCAATACGGTtgcgtatttattttatattcatCAGTATCACATGTTATGTTACACAATATCACATGAATTCCTTCACAGTATCATAGTTTTGTTATAATCTAGTTATCTTTGTTATAATTTGTTTATTCAACCTCTCTTGCTGTAGAAAATACTTTTGTTATTCCTGTGGTACCTGTTCCTACTCCACAATGCATAAACGTTGATGAGGTGCATGCTGGGAATCGTCTTTCTTTGATGGTGATCCCTGGAGGTTCTGAGGAGTGGGTCAGAAATATTGTAACTGAATTTACACCTACAATAGGACAAACTTTTGCTACGTTAGATGAGGGTATACAGTTTTATGAGACTTATGCAATAGCATGTGGTTTTGAACCAAGGAAATCTTCAACGAAAAGGTTTCGTAGTAGTGGAGATATTAGGACAAAATTGATTGTGTGTCACCGGGAAGGATTTAGGGATTCTAAGCCGACAATATTACCCATTACTGGTGAGGAGGAGGAGCCAATGGTCAAGGCCTATAATCCGAAGAAGACTAAGGTTACTAGGATTGGTTGTAAAGCTAGGattttctttaaatttgttattaaagAAATTGACCAAGTTCAAGTGCCACTCTTTGTTGTTGATCGCTTTCATGCGCCCATAACCACCTTCTTTCTCCACTCGAGTATAGAGAATTTCAGAAAAAATGTAGAAACCTTGCTTTTCAACATAAACAAACCATCGTTGATAATTGCAAGGTCAATATTGGCCCAACCTCTACTTTCAGGTCCATCAAGGAATATGTTGACGGCTATGAAAATATTGGAGCTTCTTTGACTGACTTTAAGAATTTTGGAAGGGAAATCAAGTGTTTTATAGGTCTTAAGGATGCTCAAATGTTTGTAGACCAGTTGGAAACCCTTCATGAAACCCAGGAAGGTTTTTATTATGCCTATGATATTGATCAGAATAAGTGTTTGTTTCGTGTATTTTGGGCTGATGCAGCAACACGTCGTAATTACGCTCTATATGGTGAGGCGGTGACTTTTGACCCAACCTATTCAACTAATAAGTACGACATGATCTTTGCTCCCTTTACTGGTGTTGATCATCACAAGAAGTCCGTCACTTTTGGCGCTTCGCTTATGTCTAGGGAGAATGACCAGAATTTTAAatggattttcacaaaattcttAGATTGTATGGGTGGAAAGGAACCCCATTGCTTTTTTACCGATCAATGTCCTGCTATGAAAATTGCAATCCCAGCTAATTTTACGACTGCTGCCCACCgctattgcatgtggcatattatGAAGAAATTACCTGAAAAGTTAGGCACGACAGTGACCAAAGAGACTGACTTTGTCACTCGTCTGAATTCTGTTGTTTGGGATTCAGACTTAGAGCCTTCTGACTTCGAAGAGAGGTGGTGTTCGTTGACCAGTGAGTTTCAATTGGAAGATAATGCATGGTTGCAATATCTGTTTTCCAAGCGGCAACGTTGGATTCCTGCGTATTATCGTGATATTCCTCTTGGTTGTCTTTTAAGAACAACGCAACGCTCTGAGAGCGAAAACAGCTTCTTTAAGCGCTTTGAGAATCCTCATGGCATacttgttgagttttggatgcgctTTCAAAGTGCTATGGATCAGCAACGGTACACCCAAAAATCTCTTGACAGAGATAGTGATCACTCCCTACctcaaaccaaaacccttcttagCCTTGAGGTTCATGCATCGACTGTTTATACGCACGCTCTCTTTTATGAATTCCAACAGCAGTGCGTTGATTCTCTAAACTCATGTAGTCTTTGGTGATTCTTCAAGGGGGCGTCTGAAGGTTCCTCGATGTTGAAGATTCTATCTTCCATAAGACTTACATCATCGTCGCATTTAATCCTTCAACGTTTGATGCAACATGTTCATGCAAGTTGTTTGAGAGGAAGGGATACATATGTAAACACATCATCTGGATTTTATCGGTAAAGGGATCAAGAAGATACCGATAAGTATCTTCTCGAGGTGGACAAAGAACACTAAAAAAATGTCCTTGTATGATGTTCACGGTCAATTGTTGGATGATTTTAATTCGTCGGATGTCACTAAGCTTGATTTTGACTGCCTGTCTGAATTCTACTCAAATTTAACACTCGCTCAAATCTCTGCTGAAAATCACATAAATGAACTGACTTCATTATCAAGACATTTAGACAAAATTTCAAGTCTCAGTctttgaaaaattgactaaacagCAAGAGTTGGAGATGCTCCTTGGGGTTAAGTCTTCATCTGAGGTTCGTATACTACCTCATGTTCAATCAAAAAACAAGGGTAGTGGCAAGAGGTCGATGTCCAAGAAAGATCAGTTCGTTGCTAAGGCACAAAAGCCGAAAAGATTTTGCAATAattgtaaacaaatggcacatcATGATAAGCGGAATTGCCCTAATCCAGCTGTTGATACATCACAACACTCGTTTGATCATGAATCCGATGTAAGTAATTTGTCTTACAACTTTTATTATTTCACTTTTACGTGTGCTATATCACAGTTCCTGAAGTGTGACCCTGATAAACAAAATCACAGTCCATGCTAAAAAATATCACAGTCCATGGTAAATAATATCAGTACCCTTGTGAACCAATATCAGAACATTATACTTGATTGTAGACAATATCATCCCAATACTAAAAAATATCATTTATTTAAAAGGTGTCtactttgaaacaatatcacaatcattTAAAAACAATATCACTTGTCACTGGCAACATTTATCAATTTTAAATCCCTATCTATTTTCAGAATCAATTAAACAATATCAACACGTGTATGCAATAATATCACACTACGTACCCAATAATATCAAAGAAAAAAGGATTTTTATATCCCTAGCCACTGTTGTTGTTCCTGAGGATTAATATCACAACAACTAAAACATATTATCATACAAcccttgaaacaatatcacagtttaccAGAAGTTGATCAAAAAAAAGTTATATTTTGTCAAACTTATTACTGACGTTATGTCACTGTTTTTGTCTGTTTGTTTTGCAGATTTCTTCACTTGTTGATAGTGATTAAGGGCTTCTGCATGCTGAGGAAGTCTATTTTACATCATCAACTTTTCACAATCGACTTTTTATTGCTTACACTATTCAATTATTTTTCTTGTATGTCATTCCCAATAGCATCAATTTTGTATTCTCTCCATTTTTTGGGTATCAATGTTATAAAAACCGCATAATTACTAATGTTGTTTTGTTGTCATTATTAAATACTATCCCACCTCATTTGAAGGAATATCATACTTGATTCAAAAAAATATCATCATAAtagttaaacaatatcacaacattacACTTGCTTGTATacgtattttattatattgtattataCTGTAAAATACTACTAAGGAATATCACATTTAAAGTGAAACAATATAACCATTATTCATAAATATTACCACTACAATTGGATGTTTTTAGGAAACAATATTACAAAAATATGAATAAAATATCACAAAGACATACTAGACAATATCAACCAGTGAGTGCAATAATATTACAATTTGTACCATAGCAATATCAAAGTTAAAAGGATTTTTAAATCCACATCCGCTGTTTGTTATTTGTTAGAAGCAATAAAACAATATCAACCATTGTACTTAATAATATCACAATGTGTACAAAAAAACTTATCCAActaaaaatgaatttttaaatcCCTATCCGCTGATTTATTTTAGAGAATAAATACAACAATATCAACATGTTTACGGAACAATATCACACTGGGTACCAAAACAATATCAAAGAAAAAGATTTTAACAACCTTGTCTCACATTATATTTTACGAGAACTAATATCACAACAACTTAAGCAAAATATCACACAACTccaaacaatatcacgatttacTAAGAGTTGATCAAAAAAAAGTTATATTTCCTACCAGTGTacctaaaacaatatcacacaactcCCCGAAACAATATCACATCTCTGTCCTACCAAATTACATTCCTAATCCTACTTTTGTCCTCTTCCTCTACCTCTCCCTCTACCTCTATTATTAGGATTTGCAGTCGTCTTCAGTCGTTTGTACTGGATTGTGGGTGTTTTTGCATCATCTTCACCGTCTTGTCTGGATTCAGGTAGTCTGTAAAAAACCAAAATGGCATGTTATGGTTCTATGTGAAATTTCTACCTTTgtgtcttttgcaaataaaagCAGAAACGTAATGTTATGATTCTATATCAGAAATGTAAAAGTCGGGTTTTTGGTTTTTACCTTCTGATTGGAGATTTGCGAAGAATGGGTATTTCTGTGTTAATTGTTGGTATTCTAGTAGCATCCTCCTTGGCTTTCGTTTGAACATTAGCCTTCTCTTTTGACGGACCTTCTGCCTTTGTTACTTCCTCTTCCACAGTATTGTCCTTCTCAACAACATTATCCTTGCCTTTTATCTTACTGCCCTTGTCTTTTGCATCTTCGTTATTCTTCCTCTTTTCCTTCAATCTATTTAAAAGCTCTCCCTTTCCCGCTGTAAATTCTTTAACTTTTCCAATCAGCGCTGTCCTCATGTCATTTATGTCAGGTAAAAGTAATGTCGCTGCTATTTCTACCCAGTAGTAGCGCCTATGCACTTTCGACTGCAACTCAGCTTCAAACAACTGCCCCTCATACCGAATCATGTGCATCATTAAGAAGTTTCCCGATTAAGTATTGTTTGCTTCCTTCTTTTGCCAATTGAAACTCGTGTTGACAACATCAAAATCTATTATTTCATGCGCTCTATCAACATTTTTCCCTACTAggaaatcactcatgtgataggcCTACAATAATGAGTTATACTATTAGTCATTATTTTGTCAAACAATCATATCCGTTTACTGTATACACTCAACCTATCCTAGCAACAATATGAGACAATCATATGACATGTCACTAGCAAGAATATCAATAAATCATACCACTGAATCTGCAGCCTTGTATATTTCAGTCTGCTCCCAGTTGTCGTACTCTGTATTGTCTAACACTTCAATCGTCTCGGTTTTGAAATTTACACAAACACGGAAATAGTGTTCTTGCAACACCATCGGAATAAAAACCAAATCTGCTTCCATGTTACATGGTACTGTGTTACTTCTTATGAATTTGTCCCATTCTTCGAATATCTTTTCCCTGTTCGCTTATTTGCCTTCAGTAACTTCTACTATTGATTCtgtagtgtgtgtgtgtgtgtatatatatatatatatatatatatatatatatatatatatatatatatatatatatatatatatatatatataagttaacAAATCCTTTACATTTAAGAGTTACTACATTTTAATCAAAAAGTGAATATGTATAAACAATATCACTTTTACGTGTGCTATATCACAGTTCCTGAAGTGTGACCctgataaacaatatcacagtccaTGCTAAAAAATATCACAGTCCATGGTAAATAATATCAGTACCCTTGTGAACCAATATTAGAACATTATATTTGATTGTAGACAATATCATCCCAATACTAAaaaaatatcacttatttaaaagGTGTCTACTTTGAAACAATATCATAACCATTTAAAAATAATATCACTTGTCACTGGCAACATTTATCAATTTTAAATCCCTATCTATTTTCAGAATCAATTAAACAATATCAACCTGTGTATGCAATAATATCATACTATGTACCCCAACAATATCACATTTAAAATAAGTGATATTTTTAATCAAAGCGTGAATATATATAAATCAAAACAGATGTCGACTTACCATGTGTCGAATtccaaaaaaaaacaagaaactTGTTTCATAGGGTTACTTATGTGCTCAATGTGATTCAGAATTAGTGACCAACATTCAATCACATTGTTGTTGACATGTACACTTGGAAGCAACGACAATATATCCTGTCTTGCAAGGTATTGATCATCACTGAACTTGGCAACAACCTCACTGCTCAAAACATTAACACCAATGTTCAAAAATTGTCACATTAACTGTGACAGTGATAACCAATATCaaaattaaacaatatcacatatttaaaaggtgatcttgataaacaatatcacatcccATGCTAAAAAATATCACATCCATGCTAAATAATATCGCACCCTTGAAACCACTATCAAAACATCATACTTGATTGTAGACAATATCATCCCAATACTAaaaaatatcacttatttaaaagGTGTCTAATTTGAAACTATATcacaatcatttaaaaaaaataccACATGTCACTGGCAACATTTATAAATTTAAAAGCCCTACTTATTTTTCAGAATcaatttaacaatatcaacctgCGTATGTAATAATATCACACTGTGTAccacaacaatatcaaaattaaGTGAACAAAAATAAGAACAATATCTTTCTTTATGTGACACTTGATTATATACAATATCATGCTTTGTAccaaacaatatcacatatttaaatGGTTTCTACTCTAAAACAATATCAAACCCATTAACGTACAATATCATATGACACTAGCAACAATATCACCTTTTGTAATTCTTTTGTCAAACTTAGATATCATTGCAATATTATCAGGCCATTAATAAAAAAAAGTTGCACAAAAATATATGTTTTAAAGAACCATACTCTAATGGGAGAATGTGGTCGTCCAATAGGCAGTAGTCAATCACTTCTTTCCTCGTAGTCAACATGTTTGCACACAAATGACTTGTTTGCCTTCATAAATCTTGAGACGAACTCCAATTTAGGATCAGCCACACCACAGTTCAACGTGCATCCAAGGCCATCGGATTTCCCCCTTTTACCGCTGCCAACGACACTGGCAGAACCATCTTCTACAGTAGCTAGAAATATTTTATATTACAGTATTCAATATatattttgtatttataataataataaaaaataggaTTGTACAATGTAGAAGTCAGTATTTTAAAATATAACCTTTTATTTTTGATAGCGGCGTCTGAACTTTGTTTTGCCCACCCCTTTCTCTCTTGCTTTGTTTTTTTCCTCTTTGTCTTTTTGCCAGCAATTTATGTAACAGTATACCTTTTGTGGCATTAAGGGTTGTAACTCTCTTCCAGACCTGACTCCTATCTTTATTCAAATCACTCAATACGAGCGTTGTTGCAATCTCTCCCCTGTATAACTGTCTCATCTTTGCATCCTTAGTTCACAATCAAAAGGctcaccaacaaagaacatcatGTGAAACATCATGAATAGGCCACAGTCCAGGTTCAAATCTTTCGATTGCCAATGAAACTTCACATTATTCATTTCGTAGTCCTTCACTTTTAGCCCACTTTCAGTACCTTTCGTGTTAAGGTATTCACCATAAAGAGTCCCATGTATATGATTAATGTAAACAACTATTCAATTTCAAGCTTATCGAACAAAACCATTATACCATTAgttctttgttttcaatattgtACTTACAGCCATATGAGCCATGTGTACGTGCTCCCCATCTTGGAATTCATCATACTCTCTGTTGTCCAAATAGAACATTTTCTGCCTCTTCAAGTCAACacagattgtaatactccgtattttattttactatttaagtcgggtaattgtttagacgataattacgttaagttattttacttgactcgcgttgtatcgtaagatcgagttgtttcgtaagttaattgagacgggtttacatggaattcgagatgtgagctaacccatttaccctcgacccattggagtttacccaataacatgtttaacccaacacccaacatcatgtttttacctaattcttaacctaat
It includes:
- the LOC141590158 gene encoding protein FAR1-RELATED SEQUENCE 5-like; this translates as MSENTFVIPVVPVPTPQCINVDEVHAGNRLSLMVIPGGSEEWVRNIVTEFTPTIGQTFATLDEGIQFYETYAIACGFEPRKSSTKRFRSSGDIRTKLIVCHREGFRDSKPTILPITGEEEEPMVKAYNPKKTKVNIGPTSTFRSIKEYVDGYENIGASLTDFKNFGREIKCFIGLKDAQMFVDQLETLHETQEGFYYAYDIDQNKCLFRVFWADAATRRNYALYGEAVTFDPTYSTNKYDMIFAPFTGVDHHKKSVTFGASLMSRENDQNFKWIFTKFLDCMGGKEPHCFFTDQCPAMKIAIPANFTTAAHRYCMWHIMKKLPEKLGTTVTKETDFVTRLNSVVWDSDLEPSDFEERWCSLTSEFQLEDNAWLQYLFSKRQRWIPAYYRDIPLGCLLRTTQRSESENSFFKRFENPHGILVEFWMRFQSAMDQQRYTQKSLDRDSDHSLPQTKTLLSLEQELEMLLGVKSSSEVRILPHVQSKNKGSGKRSMSKKDQFVAKAQKPKRFCNNCKQMAHHDKRNCPNPAVDTSQHSFDHESDISSLVDSD